A genome region from Vicia villosa cultivar HV-30 ecotype Madison, WI unplaced genomic scaffold, Vvil1.0 ctg.000011F_1_1, whole genome shotgun sequence includes the following:
- the LOC131621849 gene encoding pre-mRNA-splicing factor ATP-dependent RNA helicase DEAH7 isoform X2, whose amino-acid sequence MENQIAEVVDIEKTTMIMEPEKSTGGGLFVPGKERVVYVAPERKSRLGLDTLAIAKRGESQSEVGFKVPKEITTSIAAAADDENESSVVEEGVHTGSRRSHRKYRETTSETTRARETTSETTRADSSLTEEASPSHRRDRSERSDRRDRSERSDRRDHSERSDRSERSDRRDGSERSHYHKSERREEQRSERSERHSGYYSKRTRYDSDDHRRERSYSGRSDWDSGRWEWEDTPRRDNVSSSRRHQPSPSPMFVGASPDARLVSPWLGGHTPNSHTPSPWDHVSPSPLPIRASGSSVKSSVSEYNRRSHAFKEEIAGKSDLDEKHSYTEITESMREEMERDADRAWYDREEGSTFDSDNSSLFLGDEASFQKKEAELAKRLTRRDGTKMSLSQSKKLSQLTADNAQWEDRQLLRSGAVRGTEVQTEFDDEDERKVILLVHDTKPPFLDGRVVFTKQAEPIMPIKDPTSDMAIISRKGSTLVREIHEKQSSNKSRQRFWELAGSKLGDILGVEKTAEQIDADTAVVGEDGEIDFKEEAKFSQHMKKGEAVSDFAKSKSLSEQRQYLPIFSVREELLQVIRENQVVVVVGETGSGKTTQLTQYLHEDGYTIGGIVGCTQPRRVAAMSVAKRVSEEMDTELGDKIGYAIRFEDVTGPNTIIKYMTDGVLLRETLKDSDLDKYRVIVMDEAHERSLSTDVLFGILKKVVAQRRDFKLIVTSATLNAQKFSNFFGSVPIFHIPGRTFPVNILWSKTPCEDYVEAAVKQAMTIHITSPPGDILIFMTGQDEIEAACYALAERMKQMISSSNKEVPKLLILPIYSQLPADLQAKIFQKAEDGARKCIVATNIAETSLTVDGIFFVIDTGYGKMKVYNPRMGMDALQVFPVSRAAADQRAGRAGRTGPGTCYRLYTESAYLNEMLASPVPEIQRTNLGNVVLLLKSLKVENLLDFDFMDPPPQDNILNSMYQLWVLGALNNVGGLTELGWKMVEFPLDPPLAKMLLMGDQLGCLEEVLTIVSMLSVPSVFFRPKDRAEESDAARERFFVPESDHLTLYNVYQQWKQHDYRGDWCNDHYLHVKGLRKAREVRSQLLDILKTLKIPLTTCWPDTDVVRKAICSAYFHNSARLKGVGEYVNSRNGMPCHLHPSSALYGMGCTPDYVVYHELILTTKEYMQCATAVEPHWLAELGPMFFSVKESDTSLLEHKKKQKQEKTAMEEEMENLKKEQAELERENKQKEREKMAKNQQQISMPGLKKGSSTFLRPKRFGL is encoded by the exons ATGGAG AATCAAATTGCTGAAGTAGTGGATATTGAGAAGACGACAATGATTATGGAGCCTGAAAAGTCTACCGGAGGTGGACTCTTTGTTCCCGGGAAGGAAAGGGTAGTGTATGTCGCACCGGAGAGAAAATCGCGATTAG GACTAGATACCCTGGCCATCGCGAAACGCGGGGAGTCTCAAAGTGAAGTGGGATTCAAGGTGCCAAAAGAGATTACCACATCAATTGCAGCTGCTGCAGATGATGAAAACGAGTCCTCTGTTGTTGAGGAAGGTGTACATACGGGTTCGCGGCGTTCTCATAGAAAATACCGTGAGACAACCAGCGAAACAACCCGGGCCCGTGAGACAACCAGTGAAACAACCCGGGCAG ATTCTTCTCTTACTGAAGAAGCTTCACCTTCACACAGGAGAGACCGTAGTGAGAGGAGCGACAGGAGGGACCGGAGTGAGAGGAGCGATAGGAGAGACCATAGTGAGAGGAGCGACCGTAGTGAGAGGAGCGACAGGAGGGATGGCAGTGAGAGGAGTCACTATCATAAGAGTGAGCGAAGGGAAGAACAGAGGAGTGAGAGGAGTGAAAGGCATTCTGGATACTATAGTAAGAGAACCAGATATGACAGTGACGATCATAGGAGGGAGAGGAGTTATTCAG GAAGATCTGACTGGGACAGTGGCAGATGGGAATGGGAAGATACTCCACGCAGGGATAATGTGTCTAGTTCTAGACGTCATCAACCCTCACCATCTCCAATGTTCGTTGGCGCCTCGCCTGATGCACGACTAGTTTCTCCGTGGTTGGGGGGCCATACTCCTAATTCAC ATACACCTTCTCCTTGGGACCATGTTTCTCCGTCTCCTCTTCCAATACGTGCTTCTGGATCTTCAGTCAAATCTTCCGTTTCTGAATATAATCGAAGGTCGCATGCATTTAAG GAGGAAATAGCAGGCAAGTCCGACTTGGATGAAAAACACTCATATACTGAGATAACTGAAAGCATGCGTGAAGAGATGGAACGTGATGCAGACCGAGCATG GTATGATAGAGAAGAAGGTAGCACGTTTGATTCTGACAACTCATCACTATTTCTTGGAGATGAGGCTTCCTTTCAGAAGAAAGAGGCCGAGTTGGCTAAAAGACTG ACCCGAAGAGACGGGACAAAGATGTCTCTATCTCAAAGCAAGAAATTATCTCAGCTTACAGCTGATAATGCTCAATGGGAAGATCGGCAACTGCTGAGATCGGGTGCTGTTAGAGGTACAGAGGTTCAGACTGAATTTGATGACGAGGATGAACGCAAAGTCATTCTTCTTGTGCACG ATACTAAGCCTCCTTTTCTCGATGGTAGAGTTGTTTTTACTAAGCAGGCAGAGCCAATTATGCCAATAAAAGATCCAACATCAGACATGGCTATAATTTCTCGTAAAGGATCTACTCTGGTAAGAGAAATCCACGAGAAACAGAGTTCAAATAAGTCTCGCCAACGCTTTTGGGAACTTGCTGGCTCAAAACTTGGTGATATCTTAGGCGTTGAAAAAACAGCAGAACAG ATTGATGCCGACACTGCTGTAGTGGGTGAAGATGGTGAAATTGATTTTAAGGAGGAAGCTAAGTTTTCACAACACATGAAAAAGGGAGAAGCTGTGAGTGACTTTGCTAAGTCAAAAAGTCTTTCAGAGCAAAGGCAGTATCTGCCTATTTTTTCAGTGCGAGAAGAGTTATTACAG GTGATTCGTGAAAATCAGGTGGTGGTTGTAGTTGGGGAAACTGGTTCAGGAAAGACAACCCAATTGACACAG TATCTGCATGAGGATGGCTATACCATAGGTGGTATAGTAGGTTGCACTCAACCAAGGCGTGTGGCAGCTATGAGTGTTGCCAAGAGAGTTAGTGAGGAGATGGACACAGAGTTAGGCGATAAAATTGGCTATGCTATACGTTTTGAGGATGTGACTGGACCAAATACCATAATAAAG TACATGACAGACGGGGTACTTCTACGTGAAACACTTAAAGACTCTGATTTAGATAAGTATAG GGTTATTGTGATGGACGAAGCCCATGAAAGGTCATTAAGCACAGATGTCCTTTTTGGAATATTGAAGAAAGTTGTAGCCCAACGTCGTGATTTCAAGCTGATTGTTACATCAGCAACTCTGAATGCACAGAAATTCTCAAATTTCTTTGGAAG TGTTCCGATTTTTCATATTCCTGGGAGAACATTTCCTGTCAATATATTATGGAGCAAAACTCCTTGTGAAGATTACGTTGAAGCTGCAGTGAAGCAAGCTATGACTATTCACATAACCAGCCCTCCAGGTGACATCCTTATCTTCATGACTGGCCAAGACGAGATTGAGGCAGCTTGCTATGCCCTTGCTGAAAGAATGAAGCAGATGATATCATCTTCAAACAAAGAAGTCCCTAAACTTTTGATTCTTCCTATATATTCACAACTTCCAGCTGATTTGCAAGCAAAGATATTTCAGAAAGCTGAAGATGGTGCTCGCAAATGCATTGTGGCCACTAACATTGCTGAGACATCACTGACTGTGGATGGTATCTTCTTTGTCATAGACACAGGCTATGGTAAAATGAAGGTGTACAACCCTAGGATGGGTATGGATGCTCTCCAAGTCTTCCCTGTTAGCCGTGCTGCTGCTGACCAGCGTGCTGGCCGAGCTGGTCGAACTGGCCCTGGTACCTGCTATCGATTGTATACAGAGAGTGCTTACCTAAATGAAATGTTGGCCAGTCCAGTTCCAGAGATTCAGAGAACTAACCTTGGCAATGTGGTTTTGTTGCTGAAGTCTCTTAAAGTTGAAAATTTACTCGACTTTGATTTCATGGATCCACCTCCGCAGGATAATATTCTCAATTCTATGTACCAGTTGTGGGTGTTGGGTGCCCTTAACAATGTGGGGGGATTGACTGAACTTGGCTGGAAAATGGTTGAATTTCCACTAGATCCTCCACTTGCTAAGATGCTTTTGATGGGTGACCAGTTGGGGTGTCTCGAGGAGGTTCTTACTATTGTTTCAATGCTTTCGGTACCGTCGGTTTTCTTTAGGCCAAAGGACCGAGCAGAGGAGAGTGATGCTGCACGTGAAAGATTTTTTGTGCCAGAGTCCGACCATCTAACGCTTTACAATGTTTATCAGCAATGGAAACAGCATGATTACAGAGGGGATTGGTGCAACGACCATTATTTGCATGTTAAAGGTCTCAGAAAGGCTAGAGAGGTGAGATCCCAGCTGCTTGATATTCTCAAGACTCTCAAAATTCCTTTAACCACATGCTGGCCCGATACAGATGTTGTCAGAAAAGCAATTTGTTCTGCGTACTTCCACAATTCAGCAAGATTAAAGGGTGTTGGGGAGTATGTTAACTCCCGGAATGGCATGCCATGTCACCTTCATCCCAGTAGtgctctctatggcatgggttgCACTCCTGATTATGTAGTTTATCACGAGTTAATTCTGACGACAAAGGAGTACATGCAGTGTGCCACAGCGGTGGAACCCCACTGGCTCGCCGAGTTAGGTCCCATGTTTTTCTCTGTGAAAGAGTCTGATACATCACTACTAGAACATAAAAAGAAACAGAAGCAGGAGAAAACAGCCATGGAAGAGGAAATGGAGAATTTAAAGAAGGAGCAAGCAGAGTTGGAGAGGGAAAATAAAcagaaggagagagaaaaaatggCTAAGAATCAGCAGCAAATATCCATGCCAGGTTTGAAAAAGGGTTCGTCCACATTCTTGAGACCAAAAAGGTTTGGTttgtaa
- the LOC131621849 gene encoding pre-mRNA-splicing factor ATP-dependent RNA helicase DEAH7 isoform X1, with translation MEKNQIAEVVDIEKTTMIMEPEKSTGGGLFVPGKERVVYVAPERKSRLGLDTLAIAKRGESQSEVGFKVPKEITTSIAAAADDENESSVVEEGVHTGSRRSHRKYRETTSETTRARETTSETTRADSSLTEEASPSHRRDRSERSDRRDRSERSDRRDHSERSDRSERSDRRDGSERSHYHKSERREEQRSERSERHSGYYSKRTRYDSDDHRRERSYSGRSDWDSGRWEWEDTPRRDNVSSSRRHQPSPSPMFVGASPDARLVSPWLGGHTPNSHTPSPWDHVSPSPLPIRASGSSVKSSVSEYNRRSHAFKEEIAGKSDLDEKHSYTEITESMREEMERDADRAWYDREEGSTFDSDNSSLFLGDEASFQKKEAELAKRLTRRDGTKMSLSQSKKLSQLTADNAQWEDRQLLRSGAVRGTEVQTEFDDEDERKVILLVHDTKPPFLDGRVVFTKQAEPIMPIKDPTSDMAIISRKGSTLVREIHEKQSSNKSRQRFWELAGSKLGDILGVEKTAEQIDADTAVVGEDGEIDFKEEAKFSQHMKKGEAVSDFAKSKSLSEQRQYLPIFSVREELLQVIRENQVVVVVGETGSGKTTQLTQYLHEDGYTIGGIVGCTQPRRVAAMSVAKRVSEEMDTELGDKIGYAIRFEDVTGPNTIIKYMTDGVLLRETLKDSDLDKYRVIVMDEAHERSLSTDVLFGILKKVVAQRRDFKLIVTSATLNAQKFSNFFGSVPIFHIPGRTFPVNILWSKTPCEDYVEAAVKQAMTIHITSPPGDILIFMTGQDEIEAACYALAERMKQMISSSNKEVPKLLILPIYSQLPADLQAKIFQKAEDGARKCIVATNIAETSLTVDGIFFVIDTGYGKMKVYNPRMGMDALQVFPVSRAAADQRAGRAGRTGPGTCYRLYTESAYLNEMLASPVPEIQRTNLGNVVLLLKSLKVENLLDFDFMDPPPQDNILNSMYQLWVLGALNNVGGLTELGWKMVEFPLDPPLAKMLLMGDQLGCLEEVLTIVSMLSVPSVFFRPKDRAEESDAARERFFVPESDHLTLYNVYQQWKQHDYRGDWCNDHYLHVKGLRKAREVRSQLLDILKTLKIPLTTCWPDTDVVRKAICSAYFHNSARLKGVGEYVNSRNGMPCHLHPSSALYGMGCTPDYVVYHELILTTKEYMQCATAVEPHWLAELGPMFFSVKESDTSLLEHKKKQKQEKTAMEEEMENLKKEQAELERENKQKEREKMAKNQQQISMPGLKKGSSTFLRPKRFGL, from the exons ATGGAG AAGAATCAAATTGCTGAAGTAGTGGATATTGAGAAGACGACAATGATTATGGAGCCTGAAAAGTCTACCGGAGGTGGACTCTTTGTTCCCGGGAAGGAAAGGGTAGTGTATGTCGCACCGGAGAGAAAATCGCGATTAG GACTAGATACCCTGGCCATCGCGAAACGCGGGGAGTCTCAAAGTGAAGTGGGATTCAAGGTGCCAAAAGAGATTACCACATCAATTGCAGCTGCTGCAGATGATGAAAACGAGTCCTCTGTTGTTGAGGAAGGTGTACATACGGGTTCGCGGCGTTCTCATAGAAAATACCGTGAGACAACCAGCGAAACAACCCGGGCCCGTGAGACAACCAGTGAAACAACCCGGGCAG ATTCTTCTCTTACTGAAGAAGCTTCACCTTCACACAGGAGAGACCGTAGTGAGAGGAGCGACAGGAGGGACCGGAGTGAGAGGAGCGATAGGAGAGACCATAGTGAGAGGAGCGACCGTAGTGAGAGGAGCGACAGGAGGGATGGCAGTGAGAGGAGTCACTATCATAAGAGTGAGCGAAGGGAAGAACAGAGGAGTGAGAGGAGTGAAAGGCATTCTGGATACTATAGTAAGAGAACCAGATATGACAGTGACGATCATAGGAGGGAGAGGAGTTATTCAG GAAGATCTGACTGGGACAGTGGCAGATGGGAATGGGAAGATACTCCACGCAGGGATAATGTGTCTAGTTCTAGACGTCATCAACCCTCACCATCTCCAATGTTCGTTGGCGCCTCGCCTGATGCACGACTAGTTTCTCCGTGGTTGGGGGGCCATACTCCTAATTCAC ATACACCTTCTCCTTGGGACCATGTTTCTCCGTCTCCTCTTCCAATACGTGCTTCTGGATCTTCAGTCAAATCTTCCGTTTCTGAATATAATCGAAGGTCGCATGCATTTAAG GAGGAAATAGCAGGCAAGTCCGACTTGGATGAAAAACACTCATATACTGAGATAACTGAAAGCATGCGTGAAGAGATGGAACGTGATGCAGACCGAGCATG GTATGATAGAGAAGAAGGTAGCACGTTTGATTCTGACAACTCATCACTATTTCTTGGAGATGAGGCTTCCTTTCAGAAGAAAGAGGCCGAGTTGGCTAAAAGACTG ACCCGAAGAGACGGGACAAAGATGTCTCTATCTCAAAGCAAGAAATTATCTCAGCTTACAGCTGATAATGCTCAATGGGAAGATCGGCAACTGCTGAGATCGGGTGCTGTTAGAGGTACAGAGGTTCAGACTGAATTTGATGACGAGGATGAACGCAAAGTCATTCTTCTTGTGCACG ATACTAAGCCTCCTTTTCTCGATGGTAGAGTTGTTTTTACTAAGCAGGCAGAGCCAATTATGCCAATAAAAGATCCAACATCAGACATGGCTATAATTTCTCGTAAAGGATCTACTCTGGTAAGAGAAATCCACGAGAAACAGAGTTCAAATAAGTCTCGCCAACGCTTTTGGGAACTTGCTGGCTCAAAACTTGGTGATATCTTAGGCGTTGAAAAAACAGCAGAACAG ATTGATGCCGACACTGCTGTAGTGGGTGAAGATGGTGAAATTGATTTTAAGGAGGAAGCTAAGTTTTCACAACACATGAAAAAGGGAGAAGCTGTGAGTGACTTTGCTAAGTCAAAAAGTCTTTCAGAGCAAAGGCAGTATCTGCCTATTTTTTCAGTGCGAGAAGAGTTATTACAG GTGATTCGTGAAAATCAGGTGGTGGTTGTAGTTGGGGAAACTGGTTCAGGAAAGACAACCCAATTGACACAG TATCTGCATGAGGATGGCTATACCATAGGTGGTATAGTAGGTTGCACTCAACCAAGGCGTGTGGCAGCTATGAGTGTTGCCAAGAGAGTTAGTGAGGAGATGGACACAGAGTTAGGCGATAAAATTGGCTATGCTATACGTTTTGAGGATGTGACTGGACCAAATACCATAATAAAG TACATGACAGACGGGGTACTTCTACGTGAAACACTTAAAGACTCTGATTTAGATAAGTATAG GGTTATTGTGATGGACGAAGCCCATGAAAGGTCATTAAGCACAGATGTCCTTTTTGGAATATTGAAGAAAGTTGTAGCCCAACGTCGTGATTTCAAGCTGATTGTTACATCAGCAACTCTGAATGCACAGAAATTCTCAAATTTCTTTGGAAG TGTTCCGATTTTTCATATTCCTGGGAGAACATTTCCTGTCAATATATTATGGAGCAAAACTCCTTGTGAAGATTACGTTGAAGCTGCAGTGAAGCAAGCTATGACTATTCACATAACCAGCCCTCCAGGTGACATCCTTATCTTCATGACTGGCCAAGACGAGATTGAGGCAGCTTGCTATGCCCTTGCTGAAAGAATGAAGCAGATGATATCATCTTCAAACAAAGAAGTCCCTAAACTTTTGATTCTTCCTATATATTCACAACTTCCAGCTGATTTGCAAGCAAAGATATTTCAGAAAGCTGAAGATGGTGCTCGCAAATGCATTGTGGCCACTAACATTGCTGAGACATCACTGACTGTGGATGGTATCTTCTTTGTCATAGACACAGGCTATGGTAAAATGAAGGTGTACAACCCTAGGATGGGTATGGATGCTCTCCAAGTCTTCCCTGTTAGCCGTGCTGCTGCTGACCAGCGTGCTGGCCGAGCTGGTCGAACTGGCCCTGGTACCTGCTATCGATTGTATACAGAGAGTGCTTACCTAAATGAAATGTTGGCCAGTCCAGTTCCAGAGATTCAGAGAACTAACCTTGGCAATGTGGTTTTGTTGCTGAAGTCTCTTAAAGTTGAAAATTTACTCGACTTTGATTTCATGGATCCACCTCCGCAGGATAATATTCTCAATTCTATGTACCAGTTGTGGGTGTTGGGTGCCCTTAACAATGTGGGGGGATTGACTGAACTTGGCTGGAAAATGGTTGAATTTCCACTAGATCCTCCACTTGCTAAGATGCTTTTGATGGGTGACCAGTTGGGGTGTCTCGAGGAGGTTCTTACTATTGTTTCAATGCTTTCGGTACCGTCGGTTTTCTTTAGGCCAAAGGACCGAGCAGAGGAGAGTGATGCTGCACGTGAAAGATTTTTTGTGCCAGAGTCCGACCATCTAACGCTTTACAATGTTTATCAGCAATGGAAACAGCATGATTACAGAGGGGATTGGTGCAACGACCATTATTTGCATGTTAAAGGTCTCAGAAAGGCTAGAGAGGTGAGATCCCAGCTGCTTGATATTCTCAAGACTCTCAAAATTCCTTTAACCACATGCTGGCCCGATACAGATGTTGTCAGAAAAGCAATTTGTTCTGCGTACTTCCACAATTCAGCAAGATTAAAGGGTGTTGGGGAGTATGTTAACTCCCGGAATGGCATGCCATGTCACCTTCATCCCAGTAGtgctctctatggcatgggttgCACTCCTGATTATGTAGTTTATCACGAGTTAATTCTGACGACAAAGGAGTACATGCAGTGTGCCACAGCGGTGGAACCCCACTGGCTCGCCGAGTTAGGTCCCATGTTTTTCTCTGTGAAAGAGTCTGATACATCACTACTAGAACATAAAAAGAAACAGAAGCAGGAGAAAACAGCCATGGAAGAGGAAATGGAGAATTTAAAGAAGGAGCAAGCAGAGTTGGAGAGGGAAAATAAAcagaaggagagagaaaaaatggCTAAGAATCAGCAGCAAATATCCATGCCAGGTTTGAAAAAGGGTTCGTCCACATTCTTGAGACCAAAAAGGTTTGGTttgtaa
- the LOC131621848 gene encoding UDP-glycosyltransferase 92A1: MAEEQQKQSIVLFPFMAQGHIIPFLALALNLEQKSKNYNITIINTPLNIQKLQPSLPQNSSIKLITIPFISSDHNLPPNIENTDTVPYNLVIKLIEASLSLKSPFKNIIKNILNQQKQPQQQQHKICIISDIFFGWTSTVAKELGVFHVIFSGCSGYGLACYYSLWMNLPHRFTDSDEFPLPDFPEARLIQRNQLPNNISQADGFDDWSVFQRKNLSDWVNSDGIIFNSVSDFDSVGLNYFVKKLKIPVWPIGPVVLSGSRGKEGEINPSFYKEWLDSKPLNSVLFVCFGSMNTISSDQMMQLGIALEKSGENFIWVVRPPIGFDINSEFKPEEWLPSGFMEKMVETKKGIIVNNWAPQVEILSHVSVSAFLSHCGWNSVLESLSHGVPILGWPMAAEQFFNCKLLEEEIGVCVEVARGKSCEVKNEDIVEKIELVMGERSEKGLKIRENACRVREMIKNAVRDGNGDGFEVKGSSVRGIDEFLGAAWKSDKVIVNE, encoded by the coding sequence ATGGCAGAAGAACAACAAAAACAATCAATAGTATTATTCCCATTCATGGCACAAGGTCACATAATCCCATTCTTAGCCTTAGCCCTCAACCTCGAACAAAAATCCAAAAACTACAACATCACCATCATCAACACCCCTCTCAACATCCAAAAACTTCAACCTTCTCTCCCACAAAATTCCTCCATCAAACTCATCACCATCCCTTTCATCTCTTCCGACCATAACCTCCCTCCCAACATAGAAAACACCGACACTGTACCTTACAACCTCGTCATCAAACTCATCGAAGCTTCCCTTTCCCTCAAATCACCCTTCAAAAACATCATCAAAAACATCCTCAACCAACAAAAACagcctcaacaacaacaacataaaatcTGCATTATTTCTGATATTTTCTTCGGCTGGACTTCAACCGTCGCTAAAGAACTCGGTGTTTTCCACGTTATTTTCAGTGGATGCAGTGGCTACGGTTTAGCTTGTTACTATTCTCTATGGATGAATCTCCCTCACCGCTTCACAGACTCTGATGAATTTCCTTTACCAGATTTTCCAGAAGCGCGTTTGATTCAGAGAAATCAGTTACCGAACAATATCTCACAAGCGGATGGTTTCGACGATTGGTCGGTATTTCAACGCAAGAATCTCTCTGACTGGGTTAACTCGGATGGGATCATATTCAACTCGGTTTCAGATTTCGACTCGGTTGGACTCAACTACTTCGTGAAAAAGCTCAAGATCCCGGTTTGGCCGATCGGACCGGTTGTTCTTTCCGGTTCACGAGGGAAAGAAGGTGAAATAAACCCTAGTTTTTACAAAGAATGGCTCGATTCAAAGCCGTTGAACTCGGTTTTATTCGTTTGTTTTGGATCCATGAACACGATTTCATCTGATCAAATGATGCAACTTGGAATCGCGTTGGAGAAAAGTGGAGAAAATTTCATCTGGGTAGTGAGGCCACCGATTGGGTTTGACATAAACTCGGAATTCAAGCCTGAAGAGTGGTTACCATCAGGGTTTATGGAGAAGATGGTAGAAACAAAGAAGGGTATAATAGTAAATAACTGGGCTCCACAAGTTGAGATTTTGTCACATGTGTCAGTTTCTGCGTTTCTGAGTCACTGTGGTTGGAACTCGGTGTTGGAATCGTTGAGTCATGGGGTGCCGATTCTTGGGTGGCCTATGGCGGCTGAACAGTTTTTTAACTGTAAGCTGTTGGAGGAAGAGATTGGTGTTTGTGTTGAGGTTGCTAGAGGGAAGAGCTGTGAGGTGAAGAATGAGGATATTGTTGAGAAGATTGAGTTGGTTATGGGTGAGAGGAGTGAAAAAGGGTTGAAGATTAGAGAGAATGCTTGTAGGGTTAGGGAGATGATAAAGAATGCTGTgagagatggaaatggagatggGTTTGAGGTTAAGGGTTCATCTGTTAGGGGTATTGATGAGTTTTTAGGAGCTGCTTGGAAGAGTGATAAGGTGATAGTGAATGAATGA